Proteins co-encoded in one Archangium lipolyticum genomic window:
- a CDS encoding TetR family transcriptional regulator, which yields MKRALLPPLLFLLLGAPVWAASGLDTPRAEARTARAQVRELRDRQQLLRAELNTLAGRIESLKSEQKGRLVAGPELEGALRRSQELSGQLTGLAQSLAGAEAEAERRNLALYTALSDELARVRQTWDATKDREARAGLIARMRDLRAERDAVRAALPPSQVPALDGARTSDDPEDMLEQADALRDSEDKVNQRLQALRARITELREERELDRRMSDFLGEESMFDDQDRHMRLRFDSASKSISVAPVPRRGGGSGTTFTEGSSPSAGGPVNSPAPQNPDDGQEPTNNYQPYSSRASDSRPQVGTVRAQTLASGDSESLRELEAEAARLESLARELGSRADTLERKAQQLR from the coding sequence ATGAAGCGCGCCCTGCTCCCCCCGCTGCTGTTCCTCCTCCTGGGGGCCCCCGTCTGGGCGGCCTCGGGGCTGGACACGCCGCGGGCCGAGGCGCGGACGGCGCGTGCCCAGGTGCGCGAGCTGCGCGACCGTCAGCAACTGCTGCGAGCGGAGCTCAACACCCTGGCCGGGCGCATCGAGTCCCTCAAGTCCGAGCAGAAGGGCCGGCTGGTGGCGGGCCCGGAGCTGGAAGGGGCGCTGCGGCGCTCCCAGGAGCTGTCCGGTCAGCTCACCGGTCTGGCGCAGTCACTCGCCGGGGCGGAGGCGGAGGCCGAGCGGCGCAACCTGGCGCTGTACACGGCGCTCTCCGACGAGCTGGCCCGGGTGCGTCAGACGTGGGACGCCACGAAGGACCGGGAGGCCCGGGCCGGGCTCATCGCCCGCATGCGGGACCTGCGCGCCGAGCGGGACGCGGTGCGCGCCGCGTTGCCTCCCTCCCAGGTGCCAGCGCTCGACGGCGCTCGGACGAGCGACGACCCCGAGGACATGCTGGAGCAGGCGGACGCCCTGCGTGACTCCGAGGACAAGGTGAACCAGCGCCTCCAGGCCCTGCGCGCCCGCATCACCGAGCTGCGCGAGGAGCGGGAGCTGGACCGGCGCATGAGCGACTTCCTGGGCGAGGAGTCCATGTTCGACGACCAGGACCGGCACATGCGCCTGCGCTTCGACTCCGCCTCGAAGTCCATCTCGGTGGCTCCCGTCCCGCGCAGGGGTGGAGGCTCCGGCACCACCTTCACCGAGGGCTCCAGCCCGTCCGCGGGAGGGCCGGTGAACTCTCCGGCACCTCAAAATCCGGATGATGGCCAGGAGCCGACGAACAACTATCAGCCCTATTCCTCCCGGGCCTCCGACAGCCGCCCCCAGGTGGGCACGGTGCGCGCCCAGACGCTCGCCAGTGGAGACTCGGAGAGCCTGAGGGAGCTGGAGGCGGAGGCGGCCCGGCTCGAGTCGCTCGCGCGAGAGCTGGGCTCCCGCGCGGACACGCTGGAGCGCAAGGCCCAGCAGCTGCGCTAG
- a CDS encoding 23S rRNA (pseudouridine(1915)-N(3))-methyltransferase RlmH, with protein MKVRLLSIGKDRSGLYEPAVQEYASRLTHYTRFELIELPEAGGKKGKAGDAKAQEAEAILSRRKPQDLLVALDERGKLLDSVEFSRYVGRAQDGAKDLLLIIGGDEGLDERVRQSADLVLSLSKMTLPHRLARVVLVEQLYRAFTILKGEPYHK; from the coding sequence CTGAAGGTCCGGCTCCTCTCGATAGGCAAGGACCGCTCGGGCCTCTATGAGCCCGCGGTCCAGGAGTACGCCTCGCGCCTGACCCACTACACCCGCTTCGAGCTGATTGAGTTGCCCGAGGCGGGTGGGAAGAAGGGGAAGGCGGGGGACGCCAAGGCCCAGGAGGCCGAGGCCATCCTCTCGCGCCGCAAGCCGCAGGATCTGCTGGTGGCGCTCGACGAGCGGGGCAAGCTGTTGGACTCGGTGGAGTTCAGCCGCTACGTGGGCCGCGCGCAGGATGGAGCGAAGGACCTGCTGCTCATCATCGGCGGTGACGAGGGCCTGGACGAGCGGGTGAGACAGTCCGCGGACCTGGTGCTCTCGCTGTCGAAGATGACGCTGCCGCACCGGCTGGCACGGGTCGTGCTGGTAGAGCAGCTCTACCGCGCCTTCACCATCCTCAAGGGTGAGCCGTACCACAAGTAG
- the rnk gene encoding nucleoside diphosphate kinase regulator, with amino-acid sequence MSKQQHIIVTETDLERLQRVIEQHSGGRNAELAEMLEQELARAEVKSAQDVPPDVVTMNSTVVFEDEETGSIRRVTLCYPQDARSDEGRISIIAPIGSALLGLSVGQSIKWPVPGGRTRTLRIVAVPYQPEAAGDFHL; translated from the coding sequence ATGAGCAAACAGCAACACATCATCGTCACGGAGACCGACCTCGAGCGACTCCAGCGTGTCATCGAGCAGCACTCCGGCGGGCGCAACGCCGAGCTGGCCGAAATGCTGGAGCAGGAGCTGGCCCGGGCCGAGGTGAAGAGCGCCCAGGACGTCCCGCCAGACGTGGTGACGATGAACAGCACCGTCGTCTTCGAGGATGAGGAGACGGGCTCGATCCGGCGGGTCACGCTCTGCTACCCGCAGGACGCACGCAGCGACGAGGGCCGCATCTCCATCATCGCCCCCATTGGAAGCGCCCTCCTGGGGCTGTCCGTGGGCCAGTCCATCAAGTGGCCGGTCCCGGGCGGACGTACCCGGACGCTCCGCATCGTCGCGGTGCCGTACCAACCCGAAGCAGCAGGGGACTTCCACCTCTGA
- a CDS encoding glutamate-5-semialdehyde dehydrogenase, which yields MSVAKEDVRSLAETARAASRVLATAPTSQKDAALGAMARHLRQATPAILAANEADMAAARTAGKGGAFLDRLLLDAQRVEAMARAVESVAGLKDPVGEQTEEWDRPNGLHVRKVRLPLGVVLMIYEARPNVTSDAAALCLKSGNAALLRGGSEAARSNAAIASALAAGVTEAGLPAACIQPVPPGERETLLELLKLEGLIDLCIPRGGEGLIRFVAENARIPVVKHYKGVCHVYVHGAADLEMATRITVNAKTSRPGVCNAAECLLVDRSVAERFLPQVGRELVAKGVELRGDGATVEVLERAGVPVKPASEEDWGQEFLDLVMAVRVVDGLDAALGHIARYGSEHTEAIVTADAAVAGRFTREAQASAVVWNASTRFNDGGELGLGAEIGISTSRLHAFGPMGLRELTSQKYVIHGSGQVR from the coding sequence ATGTCCGTTGCCAAGGAAGACGTGCGCTCCCTCGCCGAGACCGCCCGGGCGGCCTCCCGCGTGCTCGCCACCGCCCCCACCAGCCAGAAGGATGCGGCCCTGGGGGCCATGGCCCGCCACCTGCGCCAGGCCACCCCCGCCATCCTCGCCGCCAACGAGGCGGACATGGCCGCCGCGCGCACCGCCGGCAAGGGAGGCGCCTTCCTGGACCGGCTGCTGCTGGACGCCCAGCGGGTGGAGGCCATGGCCCGGGCGGTGGAGTCGGTGGCCGGCCTGAAGGATCCGGTGGGTGAGCAGACGGAGGAGTGGGACCGGCCCAACGGGCTGCACGTGCGCAAGGTGCGGCTGCCGCTGGGGGTGGTGTTGATGATTTATGAAGCCCGCCCCAACGTGACGAGCGACGCGGCGGCGCTGTGCCTCAAGAGTGGCAACGCGGCGCTGCTGCGCGGGGGCAGCGAGGCGGCGCGCTCCAACGCGGCGATCGCCTCGGCGCTGGCGGCGGGCGTCACCGAGGCGGGGTTGCCGGCGGCGTGCATCCAGCCGGTGCCCCCGGGCGAGCGCGAGACGCTGCTGGAGCTGCTGAAGCTGGAGGGGCTGATTGATTTGTGCATCCCCCGGGGTGGCGAGGGGCTCATCCGCTTCGTGGCGGAGAACGCGCGGATTCCGGTGGTGAAGCACTACAAGGGCGTCTGCCACGTGTACGTGCACGGGGCGGCGGACCTGGAGATGGCCACGCGCATCACCGTGAACGCGAAGACGAGCCGGCCGGGGGTGTGCAACGCCGCCGAGTGCCTGCTGGTGGACCGTTCGGTGGCGGAGCGCTTCCTGCCCCAGGTGGGGCGGGAGCTGGTGGCGAAGGGGGTGGAGCTGCGCGGGGACGGGGCCACGGTGGAGGTGCTGGAGCGGGCCGGGGTGCCGGTGAAGCCGGCCTCGGAGGAGGACTGGGGGCAGGAGTTCCTGGACCTCGTCATGGCGGTGCGGGTGGTGGACGGGCTGGACGCGGCGCTGGGGCACATCGCCCGGTACGGTAGCGAACACACCGAGGCCATCGTCACGGCGGACGCGGCGGTGGCGGGGCGTTTCACCCGGGAAGCCCAGGCCAGCGCGGTGGTGTGGAACGCCTCCACCCGCTTCAACGACGGGGGCGAGCTGGGCCTGGGGGCGGAGATTGGGATTTCCACCAGTCGATTGCATGCTTTCGGGCCCATGGGCTTGCGAGAATTGACGAGTCAGAAGTACGTCATCCACGGGAGCGGGCAGGTGCGCTAG
- a CDS encoding RNA ligase RtcB family protein, translating to MNSPTPHVRVIASPQSWVEGEAIRQLEAASRLPGMRSAVGLPDLHPGKGAPVGAAFTSEGLFYPFLVGNDIGCGMGLWELDLPARKAKPERWAAKLDLDGPWGGDTGAVLADMGVKPCGFEAALGTVGGGNHFAEVQRVDAVHDAKTFTSLGLESDRLLLLVHSGSRGLGEAILRAHVDRHGTRGLTEDSDDALKYLTRHDHAVAWARANRATIAGRMMQGICAAGRRVLDVCHNSVTPKPFDGHTCWLHRKGAAPSDQGPVVIPGSRGSLSYLVLPTGDGAGHAHSLAHGAGRKWTRSSARERMRERFTPEALTRTSFKSHVICEDRDLLFEEAPPAYKAIDRVVQDLVDAGLVRVVATLAPVLTYKTRSRRE from the coding sequence ATGAACTCGCCCACTCCTCACGTCCGTGTCATTGCCTCGCCCCAGTCGTGGGTGGAGGGTGAAGCCATCCGTCAGCTCGAAGCCGCCTCGCGACTTCCAGGCATGCGCTCCGCGGTGGGCCTGCCTGATCTCCACCCGGGCAAGGGAGCGCCCGTGGGCGCCGCGTTCACCTCCGAGGGCCTCTTCTATCCCTTCCTCGTCGGCAACGACATCGGCTGTGGCATGGGCCTCTGGGAGCTGGACCTGCCAGCGCGCAAGGCGAAGCCGGAGCGCTGGGCGGCGAAGCTGGACCTGGATGGACCGTGGGGGGGCGACACGGGTGCGGTGCTCGCCGACATGGGCGTGAAGCCCTGCGGCTTCGAGGCGGCACTCGGCACGGTGGGCGGTGGCAACCACTTCGCCGAGGTGCAACGGGTGGACGCGGTGCACGACGCGAAGACCTTCACCTCGCTGGGGCTGGAATCGGATCGGCTCCTGCTGCTCGTCCACTCCGGCTCTCGCGGACTCGGCGAGGCCATCCTCCGGGCGCACGTGGACCGGCATGGCACCCGGGGACTCACGGAGGACTCGGACGATGCGCTGAAGTACCTCACGCGGCATGACCATGCCGTGGCCTGGGCGCGGGCCAATCGCGCCACCATCGCCGGACGGATGATGCAGGGCATCTGCGCGGCGGGAAGGCGCGTGCTGGATGTCTGCCACAACAGCGTCACCCCGAAGCCCTTCGACGGGCACACCTGCTGGCTGCACCGCAAGGGCGCGGCGCCCTCGGACCAGGGGCCGGTGGTGATTCCCGGCAGTCGCGGCTCGCTGAGCTACCTGGTGCTACCCACGGGCGATGGCGCGGGCCACGCCCACAGCCTGGCGCACGGGGCTGGCCGCAAGTGGACCCGCTCCAGTGCCCGCGAACGCATGCGCGAGCGCTTCACCCCCGAGGCCCTCACGCGCACCTCCTTCAAGAGTCACGTCATCTGCGAGGACCGCGACCTGCTCTTCGAGGAGGCACCTCCCGCGTACAAGGCCATCGACCGCGTGGTGCAGGACCTGGTGGACGCCGGGCTCGTCCGGGTGGTGGCGACACTCGCCCCCGTGCTCACCTACAAGACGCGCAGCCGCCGGGAGTGA
- a CDS encoding SLC13 family permease codes for MTGIALVLAIVFIGIVLFSLETVPLEVTALAIVCLLALTGVLTPAEAFAGFSNETVIFIFALLAMTEGLSATGVMHRAGSWLARFGRRGSRGFLVGLMLLVAVFSAFVPNTITTAAFLPVALRGAKAAGLRRSRVLMPLAFASILGGMGFLYGTSTNLVVSARLDDLGMRPIGLVELTPVGLPVALLGIALLLLLTPVVLPTRTGVGEEDGRARDFITETPRHSKALLAISLFAAALVLGSVGLVPLSVAGMAGVLLMVLTGCLDPRRAFRIDWRVVLLIGSMMALGLAMEKSGAGRFLGSFAAEVAGVGGPRLVLLCLMVLTVVLSIPMSNQAAALVVLPIGLSAAAGLGVNPRTFAMGIALAASCSFITPLEPSCLLVYGPGRYRFSDFFRLGGPLTVLVLAVLLVLVPWAWPMEAHGLSGGAG; via the coding sequence ATGACTGGGATTGCACTCGTTCTGGCCATCGTGTTCATCGGAATCGTCCTCTTCTCCCTGGAGACGGTTCCCCTCGAGGTGACGGCGCTCGCCATCGTCTGCCTGCTCGCGCTGACGGGAGTCCTCACGCCGGCGGAGGCCTTCGCCGGGTTCTCCAACGAGACGGTCATCTTCATCTTCGCGCTCCTGGCGATGACGGAGGGGCTGTCGGCGACCGGGGTGATGCACAGGGCCGGGAGCTGGCTGGCCCGCTTCGGCCGGCGTGGCTCCCGGGGATTCCTCGTGGGGCTGATGCTGCTGGTGGCGGTGTTCTCGGCCTTCGTCCCCAACACGATCACCACGGCGGCCTTCCTCCCGGTGGCCCTCCGAGGCGCGAAGGCCGCTGGCCTGCGCAGGAGCCGGGTGCTCATGCCACTCGCCTTCGCCTCCATCCTGGGGGGAATGGGCTTCCTGTATGGGACCTCGACGAACCTGGTGGTCTCCGCGCGTCTCGATGACCTCGGGATGCGCCCCATCGGTCTGGTCGAGCTCACGCCGGTGGGGCTGCCCGTGGCGCTCCTGGGCATTGCGCTCCTCCTCCTCCTGACACCCGTGGTCCTGCCCACCCGGACGGGCGTCGGCGAGGAGGACGGGCGGGCGCGGGACTTCATCACCGAGACTCCGCGTCACTCCAAGGCGTTGCTCGCCATCTCCCTCTTCGCGGCCGCGCTCGTCCTCGGCTCGGTGGGACTGGTGCCCCTGTCGGTCGCGGGCATGGCGGGCGTCCTCCTCATGGTCCTCACCGGCTGTCTGGACCCGAGGCGTGCGTTCCGCATCGACTGGCGGGTGGTGCTGTTGATCGGCTCGATGATGGCGCTCGGTCTCGCCATGGAGAAGAGCGGGGCGGGGCGGTTCCTCGGAAGCTTCGCGGCCGAGGTCGCCGGCGTGGGTGGCCCGCGCCTGGTGCTGCTCTGCCTCATGGTGCTGACCGTCGTGCTCTCCATTCCGATGAGCAACCAGGCCGCAGCGCTCGTGGTGTTGCCCATCGGGTTGAGCGCCGCCGCGGGCCTGGGCGTCAATCCCCGCACGTTCGCCATGGGGATTGCGCTCGCCGCCTCATGCTCGTTCATCACCCCGCTCGAGCCGAGCTGTCTGCTGGTGTACGGCCCCGGGCGCTACCGCTTCAGTGACTTCTTCCGTCTCGGAGGGCCTCTCACCGTGTTGGTGCTCGCCGTGCTTCTCGTGCTCGTCCCCTGGGCCTGGCCGATGGAGGCGCACGGCCTGTCCGGCGGGGCGGGGTAG
- a CDS encoding CBS domain-containing protein gives MRVRDVMLRDVAVVRPETSFREAVARMRQSRCPLVVVWDGHAIHGLVTMRGLVLGAEAWAQGYPIQGVGDVVSLNFIFTHEDESVAELARRMVHGGARRAIVVDGEMRAVGVVSPRELAKLDAVGRASEESFPASDAPAWTGATAG, from the coding sequence ATGAGGGTGCGAGACGTGATGCTGCGAGATGTGGCCGTTGTCAGGCCAGAGACGAGCTTCCGCGAAGCGGTAGCGCGGATGAGGCAGTCCCGATGCCCTCTCGTCGTCGTGTGGGACGGGCACGCCATCCACGGCCTCGTGACGATGCGGGGGCTGGTGCTGGGCGCCGAGGCGTGGGCTCAGGGGTACCCCATCCAGGGCGTGGGGGACGTCGTGAGCCTCAACTTCATCTTCACCCACGAAGACGAGTCGGTGGCGGAACTGGCGCGGCGGATGGTTCACGGGGGAGCGCGGCGGGCCATCGTCGTCGACGGGGAGATGCGCGCGGTGGGCGTGGTCTCTCCCCGGGAGCTCGCGAAGCTCGATGCGGTCGGGCGGGCCTCCGAGGAGTCCTTCCCCGCCAGTGATGCCCCCGCCTGGACAGGCGCCACGGCGGGGTGA
- a CDS encoding glutathione S-transferase family protein, with product MIKLYQSHPSGNCYKVRLLLHQLGIPFETVETNTSAGETRTPEFKAKNPIAKVPTVELEPGVFLAESNAILWYFAEGTPFIPSDKLERARMLQWMFFEQYSHEPYIAVARAWIAFYGVPPGKERELEERIQKGYAALDVMEGELKKRPFFAGERYSIADIALYAYTHVADEGRFDLSRYPAIRSWFERVQSQPRHLRIGDPVPPAAR from the coding sequence ATGATCAAACTCTACCAGTCCCACCCCTCGGGGAATTGCTACAAGGTCCGCCTCCTCCTGCATCAGCTCGGGATTCCCTTCGAGACGGTGGAGACGAACACCAGCGCCGGAGAGACGCGTACTCCGGAGTTCAAGGCGAAGAACCCCATCGCCAAGGTGCCCACCGTGGAGCTCGAGCCGGGGGTGTTCCTCGCCGAGTCCAATGCCATCCTCTGGTACTTCGCGGAGGGCACTCCGTTCATCCCCTCGGACAAGCTGGAGCGGGCGCGGATGCTCCAGTGGATGTTCTTCGAGCAGTACAGCCATGAGCCTTACATCGCGGTGGCCCGCGCGTGGATCGCCTTCTACGGCGTCCCCCCGGGCAAGGAGCGGGAGCTCGAGGAGCGCATCCAGAAGGGCTATGCCGCCCTGGACGTCATGGAGGGCGAGCTGAAGAAGCGCCCCTTCTTCGCGGGTGAGCGCTACAGCATCGCGGACATCGCCCTGTATGCGTACACGCACGTGGCGGACGAGGGACGGTTCGACCTGAGCCGGTACCCGGCCATCCGCTCCTGGTTCGAGCGGGTCCAGTCCCAGCCGAGGCACCTGCGCATCGGGGACCCGGTGCCGCCCGCCGCCCGCTAG
- the rsfS gene encoding ribosome silencing factor yields the protein MATKKTATKKKTAAKKSAAKTPAARKKLATKKTAAKKLPARKKTAKKKALTPAAMPSAPVENPRAHALARKIAHLLSDKKGLDIVILDVRGMTSYADYFVVGSGESDRQVSAMAEHVLTNLKETESLRPIGHEGMETGQWVLLDFGEVVAHLFFSEMRAHYDLEGLWADAPREKVA from the coding sequence ATGGCGACCAAGAAAACGGCGACGAAGAAGAAGACGGCGGCGAAGAAGAGCGCGGCGAAGACGCCGGCCGCCCGCAAGAAGCTGGCGACGAAGAAGACGGCGGCCAAGAAGCTGCCCGCCCGCAAGAAGACGGCGAAGAAGAAGGCCCTGACGCCAGCGGCGATGCCCTCGGCGCCGGTGGAGAACCCGCGCGCCCATGCGCTGGCGCGCAAGATTGCCCACCTGCTGTCGGACAAGAAGGGCCTGGACATCGTCATCCTCGACGTGCGCGGGATGACGTCCTACGCGGACTACTTCGTGGTGGGCTCGGGCGAGAGCGATCGGCAGGTGTCCGCCATGGCGGAGCACGTGCTGACCAACCTCAAGGAGACCGAGAGCCTGCGCCCCATCGGCCACGAGGGCATGGAGACGGGCCAGTGGGTGCTGCTGGATTTCGGCGAGGTGGTGGCGCACCTCTTCTTCTCCGAGATGCGCGCCCACTATGACCTCGAGGGCCTCTGGGCGGACGCGCCGCGGGAGAAGGTGGCCTGA
- a CDS encoding DUF4365 domain-containing protein, whose protein sequence is MLSPDDIKEELSLTYVRAIASRAGFSVEEVRKDRDSVDLKVRARGLLTEDAVLTSPELAIQLKATVLDPLPERAFSFELSRKNYDDLIAPSLVPRILVVFVMPGDEGQWLTLTEEALTLRRCAYWLSLRGLPATTNETSQTVRLSRRQTFDHDTLRDLLRKVSREEELAP, encoded by the coding sequence ATGCTGAGCCCCGACGATATCAAGGAGGAGTTGAGCCTCACGTACGTTCGCGCCATCGCCTCGCGGGCCGGATTCTCGGTCGAGGAGGTACGCAAGGACCGAGACAGCGTGGACCTCAAGGTCCGCGCACGCGGACTGCTGACGGAAGATGCGGTCCTGACCTCGCCCGAGCTGGCCATCCAGCTCAAGGCCACGGTGCTCGACCCACTTCCCGAGAGGGCCTTCTCCTTCGAGCTCTCCCGGAAGAACTACGACGATCTCATCGCCCCGTCGCTCGTTCCACGCATCCTCGTCGTGTTCGTCATGCCAGGGGACGAGGGGCAGTGGCTGACCCTCACCGAGGAGGCGCTCACCTTGCGGCGATGTGCCTACTGGCTCTCGCTTCGAGGCTTGCCAGCCACGACCAACGAAACGAGCCAGACGGTCCGCCTGTCACGCAGGCAGACCTTCGACCACGACACCCTGCGCGACCTGTTGCGCAAGGTGTCCCGTGAAGAGGAGCTCGCACCATGA
- a CDS encoding tetratricopeptide repeat protein produces MPLLYHRTMSDARLEQFKQMAAEFPDAPMAHFSLGKAYLERRQYAEAAQALETAVRLDPAYAAALVSLGDAYAGAGQTQKAREVLTRARDTALAQSHASLAEEIDERLSGLD; encoded by the coding sequence ATGCCTCTCCTCTATCACCGGACCATGAGCGACGCCCGGTTGGAGCAGTTCAAGCAGATGGCGGCTGAGTTTCCCGACGCGCCCATGGCGCATTTCTCCCTGGGCAAGGCCTACCTGGAGCGCCGGCAGTACGCCGAGGCCGCCCAGGCCCTGGAGACGGCCGTGCGGTTGGATCCGGCGTACGCCGCGGCCCTGGTGTCCCTGGGGGATGCCTACGCGGGCGCCGGGCAGACGCAGAAGGCCCGAGAGGTGCTCACCCGCGCCCGGGATACGGCGCTCGCCCAGAGCCATGCCAGCCTCGCCGAGGAGATCGACGAGCGGCTGTCCGGGTTGGACTGA
- a CDS encoding HAD hydrolase family protein yields the protein MRYLALAMSLDGTLAAAGHIEAALEQLRSSGRRALLVTARRLGELPEVCPRLELFDCVIAENGAVLHWPARRESLSLREPVPESFTRALRQRIPSSVERGRVAVYTHASRACALVETVRELGLELQIFFCGESALAVPPGVNKGAGLQEALLSLGLSPHEVVSIGSEANDHSLLEMSECAVAVADALPALKERAAFVTRGRAEAGVVELIEELVRDDLQAARGWIPHDALLLGFDGAGDAVCVPAYGDNVLVAGPRGGGRSRYAFGFLERLIQKKYQPCVIDPVGDFEPREDMVRLGSRLRAPRVSEVIAALADPSVKLVVNLAGLRPYEQPGFSSELFTALALMRKRTGRPHWIVVHGAQHLWPAGERAEGLPSKLGETLLVVEDPGEVARPLLRQVDVAVAVGPAPTRTLGQLAEALDKTTPHTRLSTGQEDEVLAWFITEGRWPLRLRVPPGRAERLRRLHGHVEGDLGSGSFVFHGPEGRLDLRAQNLSSFCQMVEGVDERTWLFHLWHGDYSRWIRHVLRDDELAREISAIEQRYELPAADSRRRVRGAIAHRYALPA from the coding sequence ATGCGTTACCTGGCTCTCGCCATGAGTCTGGATGGAACCCTGGCCGCCGCCGGCCATATCGAGGCGGCGCTCGAACAACTGCGGAGCTCGGGGCGACGCGCCCTCCTGGTGACCGCGCGACGGCTCGGGGAGCTGCCCGAGGTCTGCCCCCGCCTGGAGCTCTTCGATTGCGTCATCGCTGAGAATGGAGCCGTCCTGCACTGGCCGGCCCGCCGCGAGAGTCTGTCCCTGCGCGAGCCCGTTCCCGAGTCCTTCACGCGAGCCCTGCGCCAGCGCATCCCTTCCTCCGTCGAGCGGGGCCGGGTCGCCGTCTACACCCATGCGTCGCGGGCGTGTGCCCTCGTCGAGACGGTTCGCGAGCTCGGTCTCGAGCTGCAGATCTTCTTCTGTGGTGAGTCGGCGCTGGCCGTGCCTCCGGGCGTCAACAAGGGGGCGGGACTCCAGGAAGCGCTCCTGTCGCTCGGGCTGTCTCCACACGAGGTCGTCAGTATCGGCAGCGAGGCCAATGACCATTCGCTCCTGGAGATGAGCGAGTGCGCGGTGGCCGTGGCCGATGCGCTGCCCGCGCTCAAGGAGCGGGCTGCCTTCGTGACGAGAGGAAGGGCGGAGGCCGGGGTGGTCGAGCTCATCGAGGAGCTGGTGCGCGATGACCTCCAGGCGGCGAGGGGGTGGATTCCCCATGACGCGCTGCTGCTCGGCTTCGATGGGGCCGGAGACGCGGTGTGCGTTCCCGCCTATGGCGACAACGTCCTCGTCGCGGGGCCGCGGGGCGGCGGACGGTCGCGCTACGCCTTCGGGTTCCTCGAGCGCCTCATCCAGAAGAAGTACCAGCCTTGTGTCATCGACCCCGTGGGGGACTTCGAGCCGCGCGAGGACATGGTGAGGCTGGGGAGCCGGCTGCGTGCGCCTCGCGTGTCCGAGGTCATCGCCGCCCTGGCGGACCCCTCGGTGAAGCTCGTGGTCAACCTCGCGGGGCTGCGTCCCTACGAGCAGCCGGGTTTCAGCTCCGAGCTGTTCACGGCGCTGGCGCTGATGCGCAAGCGGACGGGGCGGCCGCACTGGATTGTCGTCCACGGAGCCCAGCACCTGTGGCCCGCCGGAGAGCGTGCCGAGGGGCTTCCCTCGAAGCTGGGAGAGACCCTTCTGGTGGTGGAGGACCCGGGGGAGGTGGCGCGTCCCCTTCTTCGGCAGGTGGATGTCGCCGTGGCGGTCGGGCCGGCTCCCACGCGGACCCTCGGGCAGTTGGCCGAGGCGCTCGACAAGACCACTCCCCACACCCGGCTCAGCACCGGCCAGGAAGATGAAGTGCTCGCCTGGTTCATCACCGAGGGGCGTTGGCCCCTGCGGCTGAGGGTTCCACCCGGGCGCGCGGAGCGTCTACGCCGGCTCCACGGACACGTGGAGGGAGACCTGGGCTCCGGGAGCTTCGTCTTCCATGGGCCGGAGGGGAGGCTCGACCTGCGGGCCCAGAACCTGAGCAGCTTCTGCCAGATGGTGGAGGGAGTGGATGAGCGGACGTGGCTCTTCCACCTCTGGCACGGGGACTACTCGCGCTGGATCCGGCACGTCCTCCGGGACGACGAGCTGGCCCGGGAGATCTCCGCCATCGAACAGCGCTACGAGCTCCCCGCGGCGGACAGTCGCCGGCGGGTCCGTGGTGCCATCGCCCACCGGTACGCGCTTCCCGCCTGA